Proteins encoded within one genomic window of Parachlamydia sp. AcF125:
- a CDS encoding pentapeptide repeat-containing protein gives MKSENFSKKNLDKCSFTGCAFNSCDFSKAVLRSAKFCSCTFSNCNFSLVKLDGCRLHEVRFLDCKIAGAEFFKCDKKFFSANFKNCLLQYCNFSDLNMKKSSYNGSKLKDSHFTNTTLKGADFSGVDLLGTVFHNCGLCHADFSSSTQYDIDPRTNKITTAKFSFPEAAGLLRAFDISLV, from the coding sequence ATCAAGTCGGAAAACTTTTCCAAGAAAAATCTGGATAAATGCTCTTTTACTGGATGCGCCTTCAACAGCTGCGACTTCTCTAAAGCTGTCTTAAGAAGTGCAAAATTCTGCTCATGTACGTTCTCGAATTGCAATTTCAGTCTCGTCAAACTGGATGGCTGCCGTTTGCACGAGGTTCGCTTCTTGGATTGCAAGATTGCCGGAGCTGAATTTTTCAAGTGTGATAAAAAATTTTTCTCAGCGAACTTCAAGAACTGTCTGCTTCAATATTGCAATTTCTCCGATCTGAACATGAAAAAAAGTTCTTACAACGGAAGTAAATTAAAGGACAGCCATTTTACAAACACAACATTGAAAGGAGCTGATTTCAGCGGCGTCGACTTGTTAGGAACGGTCTTTCACAATTGCGGCCTTTGCCATGCAGATTTTTCCAGCAGCACGCAATATGATATCGATCCACGGACGAATAAAATTACGACAGCAAAATTTTCATTTCCTGAAGCAGCCGGTTTGCTGCGCGCTTTCGATATCTCGCTTGTTTAA
- a CDS encoding aminoglycoside phosphotransferase family protein codes for MDDLADLYRRKLNLPNAIFTYIDHEDAMVAAVFKISQTGSPDLILKICSRNGDFLRESYFLSHFAGKIPVPKIIQLIETEVGLDAAVLMECVQGYLLKSKTLTKALAWEIGSLLARIHLEHAEGYGDLTDPSHLSDDPRIPFTIKFEEGLEECKGHLPDSLLETCRRHFDKDIDLLASADGPCVIHRDFRSGNLIASDGKVRGIIDWSSGRGGFAEDDFSPLEFGEWPADCKSFFLEGYASIRKVPDYKPMMPLLRLSRAVAAVGFTVKRGTWESRNLKLYQFNLRYLESLAARGRA; via the coding sequence ATGGATGATCTCGCTGATTTGTATCGTCGAAAGCTCAATCTTCCAAATGCTATTTTTACATACATTGATCATGAAGATGCTATGGTGGCTGCCGTATTTAAAATCTCGCAAACGGGAAGCCCTGATCTGATTTTAAAAATCTGCTCTCGAAACGGAGATTTTTTAAGAGAGTCTTATTTCTTAAGCCATTTTGCCGGCAAGATTCCTGTGCCGAAGATCATCCAACTTATAGAAACAGAAGTTGGACTGGATGCGGCTGTGTTGATGGAATGTGTGCAGGGCTATCTTCTTAAATCAAAAACACTCACTAAAGCTTTGGCATGGGAAATCGGTTCGCTTCTCGCCCGCATTCATCTCGAACATGCGGAAGGTTATGGAGACCTCACAGATCCATCCCATTTGAGCGATGATCCTCGAATTCCTTTTACGATCAAATTCGAAGAGGGGCTTGAAGAATGCAAAGGCCATCTGCCTGATAGTCTGCTTGAAACATGCAGACGCCACTTCGATAAAGATATCGATCTTCTTGCGTCCGCCGACGGCCCTTGCGTTATACACCGTGATTTCCGCTCGGGTAATCTTATCGCTTCTGATGGGAAAGTGCGAGGAATCATCGACTGGTCTTCCGGGAGGGGAGGGTTCGCCGAAGACGATTTTAGCCCATTGGAGTTCGGCGAATGGCCTGCAGACTGTAAAAGTTTCTTCTTAGAAGGATATGCCTCCATCAGAAAGGTTCCTGATTACAAGCCGATGATGCCTCTTTTGCGCTTAAGCAGAGCGGTTGCAGCAGTCGGCTTCACTGTCAAAAGAGGAACTTGGGAATCCAGAAACTTAAAGCTTTATCAATTCAATCTCCGCTATCTTGAATCTCTTGCTGCTAGAGGAAGAGCATGA
- a CDS encoding NAD(P)/FAD-dependent oxidoreductase has protein sequence MTNLLCEVAVIGAGLAGLASADYLKSHGYDVKVIEAESRVGGRVLTYHLPDNTHFELGPFSFGNGEQPLWDYVHRFALPIIKHTQIERIFWFKDWTGKISEKGPFLEGQEQEIPLYLLLNAFRKKLEEISEDMPLYDALRLVGASENAIEWLQANTLIGLLGNGFKTNSTHAVLTFLKQYDDSTSFYAIKGGNDQLPQAFANQLKENIIFNHRVQKIEQLKEKCILKGETFTIEAKRVIFAIPLSEMKKIEINPSLSLEKQSAIQNIAYTLCARISIIAPSAIFGVPPRAGVFLFSDSLGWFREQTLFQIDPYKKTVLNISVVGHQAEKLSLSESGWKKSVDEALSKLYPNWDPEKAEYHTHVWKEGYSYFSATMSELQNSLKKVEGRIHFAGEHTSDKFSSMNGALESGIRVAKEIQGYEEI, from the coding sequence ATGACCAATCTTTTATGTGAAGTTGCTGTTATTGGAGCGGGACTTGCTGGTTTGGCTTCAGCAGATTATCTTAAATCTCATGGCTACGATGTTAAGGTTATAGAAGCAGAAAGTCGAGTTGGAGGTAGGGTATTAACCTACCATTTACCTGACAATACACATTTTGAACTAGGACCCTTTTCTTTCGGTAATGGTGAACAACCCTTATGGGATTATGTTCACCGATTTGCGCTTCCAATTATAAAGCATACGCAAATAGAAAGAATTTTCTGGTTTAAAGATTGGACTGGAAAAATAAGTGAGAAAGGTCCTTTTCTTGAAGGGCAGGAACAAGAAATACCTTTATATCTTTTACTAAATGCCTTTCGTAAAAAATTAGAGGAAATATCTGAAGATATGCCTCTATATGATGCTTTAAGATTGGTTGGAGCTTCTGAAAATGCTATCGAATGGTTACAGGCTAATACACTGATTGGGTTGTTAGGTAATGGTTTTAAAACAAATTCAACACATGCCGTACTCACATTTTTAAAACAATATGATGATTCAACCTCTTTTTATGCTATAAAGGGAGGAAATGACCAACTACCTCAGGCATTTGCCAATCAATTGAAAGAAAATATTATTTTTAATCATCGTGTGCAAAAAATAGAACAATTAAAGGAAAAATGTATCTTAAAAGGTGAAACATTCACAATTGAAGCAAAAAGAGTGATTTTTGCTATTCCCCTCTCAGAAATGAAGAAAATTGAAATCAATCCCTCCCTTTCACTAGAAAAACAATCAGCTATCCAAAACATTGCCTATACTTTATGTGCTCGTATTTCAATTATCGCACCTTCAGCAATTTTTGGTGTTCCGCCTCGAGCAGGTGTTTTTTTATTTTCTGATAGTTTAGGTTGGTTTAGAGAACAAACATTATTCCAAATTGATCCTTATAAAAAAACTGTTCTGAATATAAGTGTAGTAGGGCATCAGGCTGAAAAGTTATCTTTATCTGAATCAGGATGGAAGAAATCTGTTGATGAAGCTCTTTCTAAGCTTTATCCCAATTGGGACCCAGAAAAAGCTGAATATCATACACATGTTTGGAAGGAAGGATACTCCTATTTTTCCGCAACTATGAGCGAACTACAAAATTCTTTGAAAAAAGTTGAGGGAAGAATTCATTTTGCAGGTGAACATACAAGTGATAAATTTTCATCTATGAATGGTGCTTTAGAATCAGGAATCCGCGTAGCAAAAGAAATACAAGGTTATGAAGAAATATAA
- a CDS encoding aminoglycoside phosphotransferase family protein, translating to MIEKQFLSPHYIIDCLNTNYDIAVSKLIFLPLGADMNASVYKAETRDGTSYFVKLKCGHHYDISVTILALLQASGIQQIIPPIKAIDGELTQHINDFTLTVCPFVDGQNGFCLNLTDEQWIALGKVLRQVHEFDVPPSIKDRIRKEAYSDKWREAVRALDAHIEGNPTGDETALKLWAFMKEHRAVIHRLVNRAESLSQKIQKRSPEFVLCHSDIHGGNVLIDGNSAIYIVDWDEPIMAPKERDLMFIGGGIANAWKNLREEEFFYKGYGKTEINRTILAYYRHERIVEDIAEYGQALLLTPAGGEDRLQMYKQFIEMFEPDGVVDIAFKTDEGLSLFSERMEENG from the coding sequence ATGATAGAAAAACAATTTCTCTCACCTCACTACATTATTGATTGCTTAAACACCAATTACGACATCGCAGTTAGTAAGCTTATATTTCTTCCTTTAGGGGCAGATATGAATGCGTCCGTATATAAAGCCGAGACGCGTGACGGGACATCTTATTTCGTAAAGCTAAAATGTGGTCATCACTATGATATTAGCGTCACAATATTAGCATTGCTACAGGCGTCAGGAATTCAACAGATCATTCCGCCTATCAAAGCAATAGATGGCGAGTTAACTCAGCACATCAACGATTTCACTCTTACTGTATGCCCGTTTGTCGATGGACAGAACGGATTTTGCTTAAATCTAACGGATGAGCAATGGATTGCTCTAGGCAAGGTATTGAGGCAAGTGCATGAATTTGATGTGCCGCCTTCAATCAAAGATCGGATCAGGAAAGAAGCCTATTCGGACAAATGGCGTGAAGCTGTTCGAGCGCTTGATGCTCATATTGAGGGGAACCCAACCGGTGATGAAACGGCTCTGAAGCTGTGGGCGTTTATGAAGGAACATAGGGCGGTAATTCACCGCCTGGTCAATCGGGCTGAGTCTTTAAGCCAAAAGATCCAGAAACGATCGCCTGAATTCGTGCTGTGCCATTCAGACATTCATGGCGGAAATGTATTGATAGATGGAAATAGCGCTATCTACATAGTGGATTGGGACGAACCTATTATGGCCCCCAAAGAGCGCGATCTCATGTTTATCGGTGGTGGTATCGCTAATGCCTGGAAAAATCTGCGTGAGGAAGAATTTTTTTACAAGGGTTACGGAAAGACAGAAATCAATAGGACAATATTAGCCTATTATCGGCATGAGCGAATCGTAGAAGATATTGCAGAGTACGGACAAGCGCTTCTTTTGACACCGGCCGGAGGAGAAGACAGGTTACAAATGTACAAACAGTTCATAGAGATGTTCGAACCGGATGGCGTGGTAGACATAGCATTCAAAACGGATGAGGGATTATCTCTATTTTCTGAGCGGATGGAAGAAAATGGATGA
- a CDS encoding U-box domain-containing protein — protein sequence MTLKIDISCPISLDTFSAPVISPCGHTFDFPYICQHLEHKAKCPLDRKPLTVEQLRSNPIIKDLTSVLNNIAAIFISTHEQAPTFKHRCVLSRELLTNPAVLPCHDEHPMIFNESSLIKFSWSRMKSKLGVGADILFKENATLEEFATNKGVISCPACNTEYEPTEIIKNQEWLTELKLKAAEEYVGFLQRLKLFNAALAKRVETENLDDRSVVTSILTCPISKKIFKDPLVAKCGHTFDKSSFAMPGKCPHDEVALSLEEAIPNLLVKDTVDRLNAKVSSIFCDLPHSEDISGTWLYLKKGSSIKRIKQIMRQLGFYQVKPPSAPLFATAGGYNLKKGSSIKRIKQITRQLGFYQVKPPSAPLLATAGGYNLNVYDYLNDCSSILEKDPVIRRTNRLMY from the coding sequence ATGACTTTAAAAATTGATATATCATGCCCAATTTCCTTAGATACTTTTTCTGCTCCAGTCATTAGTCCTTGCGGACACACTTTTGATTTTCCCTATATTTGCCAGCATCTTGAGCACAAAGCTAAATGTCCACTAGATCGGAAACCTTTAACTGTAGAGCAATTGCGAAGCAATCCCATTATAAAAGATTTAACATCGGTTCTAAATAACATCGCCGCAATATTTATTTCAACGCATGAACAGGCTCCTACCTTTAAACACCGATGTGTCCTTTCGCGCGAGTTGCTTACCAATCCAGCAGTCTTGCCATGTCATGACGAACATCCAATGATATTCAATGAATCAAGCCTTATAAAGTTTAGCTGGTCTAGAATGAAATCTAAACTTGGCGTGGGAGCCGATATCCTTTTTAAGGAAAATGCTACGCTTGAAGAATTTGCTACTAATAAAGGTGTTATATCATGCCCTGCTTGCAATACAGAATACGAGCCAACTGAAATCATTAAAAATCAAGAATGGTTAACTGAATTAAAGCTAAAAGCAGCTGAAGAATATGTAGGATTTTTGCAAAGGTTGAAACTATTTAATGCAGCTTTGGCCAAACGTGTAGAAACAGAAAATCTAGATGACAGAAGTGTCGTAACAAGCATTCTTACATGTCCTATTTCTAAGAAAATATTTAAAGATCCTCTCGTGGCCAAGTGCGGACATACCTTTGATAAAAGTTCATTTGCCATGCCAGGAAAATGCCCTCATGACGAGGTTGCCTTAAGCTTAGAGGAAGCAATTCCCAATCTTCTTGTAAAAGATACTGTCGATAGATTAAATGCTAAAGTTTCTTCTATATTTTGCGATTTGCCACATTCCGAAGACATCAGCGGGACTTGGTTGTACTTGAAAAAAGGTTCATCCATAAAAAGGATTAAACAAATTATGCGACAGCTTGGATTCTACCAAGTAAAACCTCCATCCGCTCCTTTGTTTGCAACAGCAGGTGGTTATAACTTGAAAAAAGGTTCATCCATAAAAAGGATTAAACAAATTACGCGACAGCTTGGATTCTACCAAGTAAAACCTCCATCCGCTCCTTTGCTTGCAACAGCAGGTGGTTATAATTTGAATGTCTATGATTACTTAAACGATTGTTCATCTATTTTAGAAAAGGACCCAGTCATAAGACGTACAAATCGCTTAATGTATTAA
- a CDS encoding sialidase family protein — translation MNPIEPYQPFQREPIQFHSSSITSSTQKEAKEIKIVSKEFIFDNAPFPTCHASTIIEIEPGIFMAAWFGGTREKAPDVGIWTSIYRNETWSIPKETVKHDGMPFWNPVLFKMPSGEILLFYKHGPNPREWLGFLARSLDSGETWNQEEHIVLSNGEKGLGPIKNKPLLLEDGTLICGTSVEDQQPNICYTEYSKDGGKTWERSGSIGPLYLNDKTYGIIQPTLLQTNNGLIMLGRPRDNLGHVWYSKSLDQGLSWSLVEKLDFPSPDSGLDAITLKDGRHLLVYNHTKSGRKRLDVAISNDGKNWTHILNLEEYIPSPCDVMHVQEKKEPIEFSYPAVIQSKDGRVHITYTWNRKRVSHVILEEI, via the coding sequence ATGAATCCAATAGAACCTTACCAACCTTTTCAAAGAGAGCCTATTCAATTTCATTCATCATCTATAACTTCTTCGACTCAAAAAGAAGCAAAGGAAATCAAAATTGTTAGCAAAGAATTTATTTTCGATAATGCTCCTTTTCCAACCTGTCATGCTTCTACTATTATCGAAATAGAGCCAGGTATTTTTATGGCAGCTTGGTTTGGCGGAACACGAGAAAAAGCGCCAGACGTTGGCATTTGGACTTCAATTTATAGAAATGAAACTTGGAGTATTCCCAAAGAAACTGTAAAGCATGATGGAATGCCTTTTTGGAATCCTGTATTATTTAAAATGCCTTCCGGAGAAATCCTCTTATTTTATAAGCATGGCCCAAACCCAAGAGAATGGCTAGGATTTTTAGCTCGTTCTTTAGATAGTGGCGAAACATGGAATCAAGAAGAACATATTGTCCTTTCCAATGGAGAAAAAGGTCTCGGGCCTATTAAAAATAAACCGTTATTATTAGAAGATGGAACCTTGATTTGTGGAACTTCCGTTGAAGATCAACAACCCAATATCTGCTATACCGAATATTCAAAGGATGGTGGTAAAACGTGGGAACGCTCAGGCTCTATTGGACCGCTATATTTGAATGATAAAACTTATGGAATCATTCAACCGACTTTATTACAAACAAATAATGGTTTAATAATGTTAGGAAGGCCTCGTGATAATTTAGGCCATGTGTGGTATTCAAAATCTCTCGATCAAGGTTTGTCTTGGTCGCTAGTAGAAAAACTAGACTTCCCATCTCCTGATAGTGGCTTAGATGCTATTACCCTAAAAGATGGACGTCATTTACTTGTTTACAATCATACAAAGTCGGGAAGAAAACGCTTAGATGTTGCTATTTCAAATGACGGAAAAAATTGGACTCATATTTTAAATTTAGAAGAATATATCCCCTCTCCCTGTGATGTTATGCACGTGCAAGAAAAAAAGGAACCTATTGAGTTTTCATACCCCGCTGTTATTCAATCAAAAGATGGACGTGTTCACATCACTTATACATGGAATCGTAAACGCGTTTCGCACGTTATTTTAGAAGAAATATAA